A window of Aptenodytes patagonicus chromosome 1, bAptPat1.pri.cur, whole genome shotgun sequence genomic DNA:
TATATAATATTTCATACAATCAAGGTATTAAGGGAGTGGGAcagtagaagagaaaaacaataaGTATACCTAGGGTATTGACTCTAGCAACTATTTTCACTGCATTCTTTAGTATTGTTTTTTTCAACTATGATTACTATAATTACAGAAATTTGTTGGATTTTTGAAAATtgaaaaagtggaaaatattttgcttcgTTGGTTGGTTTTGAAGGTTTTTTCAGTCTTGAAAAAGGTAGCAGCTGGTCTCTTCTGAGATAAAACCACTAGATGGCATTCCAGAAGAGGACTTTGCTAAAGTTAACACAGTTCTCACATGAGAAATATCAAAGGATTACAAACTTGAATGAGGGCGAACAATGTCAgatgaaaaatgaagatgaatgGTTTTAGGTAATAAGTATTGAGCTGATGTGAgaagaagcaaaataaacaaaaaccccgAAGTCTAGTATGAATGATACCGGCATGCAATACTTGAGGGGGGGAAAACCACAAGTTGccagaatatggtggcaactatTGGAATTCTTTCTACTCATAACTGAGACATTAGTTGAACTCTCTTTTTGCTCAGTTatttcctcacttctaaagccatATTTGTCATGTGACTTACAGTACCTATAAGCTGATGAGTTGTGTTGCAGGGGAGAGGTAGTCTCTCTTTCTTGGCCCATCACTGCTGAAATTTGCTATCTGGTCTTTTAAAATTGAGTTTCACCAATCAAAAGCGTACTCACATCTTCTGCTTTTCACAAATGCACAAATATGTCCTCAGTACAGACCCTAATATAAGTTGTTTACTACcttgaggggatttttttttttttttttttttagagctgcATTTCCTACTTTATATTCTCAGAGATTTTTCTGGTCTATAAGTGTTTCTTTCACGTGACTCAAAATAGGATTGTTTTCCAAATCTTTCTATCCAAAACACTGGATTAGCCTTCACAAATGCTTTAATTTAGGAACTAATTAACTTGAGTCTGAAAAAGGTTCTACTGAAGCCAGCTCTAGGAATCATTAATaaggatttttcagctttctgGGCTTTTTATCAAATTCTCAGAATGTGTTAtgatttatttccattattttatcaTTGGTTAAATTTAGTTTCATTATTTTAGCATAAATCAATCATCTGCTACATGACTAAATTAATTAGTATTATGCTGTAGCATCAACTTTAAATAGCAGGTAGTGAGagcaaagggaggaaagaaaatggattgCAGTTTTGAGATGTAATGGTGTATGCCTTTTGTACGGTGTGGTGCAGTTCACGTCATCCTTGTTCCTGGCTAATTTAAAAGTACATCTTTGCtaagaaacagaagcagtaatTTTTACCTTGCTATTAACTCTAACTATATATCTGATATTTAAATCCGCACTGTAGGAACAAAACAGTACACATTTTACAGGCAAGAGAGAATCTATATTAGGAGTACTATgttgcaaattattttaagatgAACATGCTAGCAAGGCATAATTTGGAGACTGACTGTAATGGTTTTGCTTGATTTTCCTCCATTAACTATGTTGGAAATACACGAGGATGCAAAAGATTTTTATCATTATCTGCTGTAATATGGTAAGGTAAATCACTGCAAGCCTTAGAGTTAACAAACTTTAGATCTTTAAAACACTTTGAGATCATCTGATTGAAGTCATTATGCAAGTGAAAATCACCCTATCTGCAAGGATGGCACCTAACAGAGACAGCCTGTTAAACCAGCAAAACAGCTTTTGGATTGGCATGTAGCAGCAGTACTGAGGTTTCTGTTTTCCCTGATGTCCTATCTGTGCTGCTTAACCTATTCTAAGTGGCTGTGTTCTGAACAGGACACCATTTTAATCTTTGACATAATCTCTGATTGTGTTCAAAGGGAGATGAGtgaaagctgcttttttatttacagcgtaaattagaaaaaaatgaaaaatcatcttGCAAACTGAAAATGAGTTTGACTGTTTAATCAAGTTGACTATATAATAGTGACAAAGTGACACCAAAGGACATAGTATCTTTCTATAGTTACTGCTGGTCCTGTTCTACCCTGAGTTCAAGTTCAGTCcaggttttagaaaaaaagagcacTAAGAGCAGTAATGGGAAATTTCCGTCCTTTTGATGGGAAGCAGGCCCGTGTTCAGATGCCTAACAATGTCTGTGAAAGACAGTAACGGTGATCATGGCATACTGTTACCGAGCACGGATATAATTTCAATGCCCGCTGAAGTACAACTTTTTTCGAGGATTCTCCCAGAGTTGTGACAGAGCTGTGTATTTCACCTCTAAAGTGGTTGTGTGAAGCGAGCATAGTCTCAGTTTTCCTGTAGCGTGCTGAAACACTTCCAAGAGTTGTCTCAGAAATCACACATCAAACACCAGGAAGTTCAGTTTCATGTGGTTTTAATTCTGGTACGTGTGTCTTAATTTCCACTCGGCAGCCTCAGTCCTCACATCAGAACCACGGTGGGGGAGACCCACCATTTGGCTGAACACATCGCGCAGGTAAGTGCTGCCGCACAGCTGGGAAGCGATGGTCTGTAGAGCCAGGGTTATCGACATCCAAACACACTAACTTTTCATAATATCCAGGAAACGGGTTTGGGTATTGGCACTATTTCTGCTACTATGTACAGTataaactgaaaggaaatacGGTGTTTTCTTACATTAATGCCACTATAAGCTGGTCAGAGTTCATCTTCCCCTTGCTATGGATCACAATGTAGGACACGGCAATTGTCCGGAACATCGGCGTTCCGACAGTGTACGATGCCGAGGCGCAGTTACCGACCTAAACGAGGCCGGGTAGGGCAGCAGCCTTATTGCTGCAGGTGCTATGTTCCGTGGTCCCGTTAACCGCGGTGGGGTCAAATGGAGCCAGGGAGGTCTCTCAGCCGCTGTCCTTTCACACCgcttcccttctcccctctttTTGGCCTTCTTCGTCCCCGGGGCGCGTACAGCAGCGCGGGCGGtaagcgcggcccggcccggcccgcacgCAGACGAGGCTCTGAGGGGACCGGCCCGGCGCCCCGGCCATCCCCTCCCCCCAGTGCGCATGCTCGTGGTCCTCCGGCCCTCGCCGCCCTGCCGTCCCGGGCTCCGCGAGGCACCGCCCGCTCCCGGTTGCTATAGCTACCGCGACACGCCGACGACGCGAGAAGAGGCCGCTACGGAGAGCCGCCGGGGGCGGGAGGCCCTGCGGGAGCCGTGGGGGGGGAAGTAACGAgtgcggggccgggcgggggggcccTACCCATGCGCCGAACCGCGGCCGCAGCCTTCCGGCCCCCGGTGCGCCCCGTGCCAAGGGCTGCCGTCCCCCCGTGACGGGGGCCGGGAGGAGCGGCCCAACCGCCCCGGCGTGGCGGTGCCCGCCGAGACGGGCGCTCGGTAGGGAGTCACCCGTTTGCCTGGCTCCTGCGGGGGCCTTCGTCCCgtttgctgttgggtttttttcatgaatgTGGGGTTTGGATTCTTCTAGCCCGTGCCATTTCAGTGGCAGCACGGAGAACCTTAAAAGGTGTGCTGTCTCTGGGTAATACTGCTCTGTAAAGTCTtgttgtatgtatatatagatatctatAACGAACGAATTATGCTGACTGCCTGCCGGCAATGCTATGGAGTATTATGTTTGTTAAACGCCAGTGAGAAGATGTTAAGTGTTTTGCATTTGGTGGAAGCAAAGACCTTGTGCTATTCTAAATAGGCTACCTGGGAATAGGTACAGAAAAAGCATTTCAGGATATTAAGTCACCCGTATGTTTGGTAGTAGAAATGTGCTAGTATGCAATTTTAAATAGATACTGTGATGAATCTTGCAGAAAGGTTAAAAATGTGCAACTGATACTTTAGGGAATGGAAGGTACATCAGATAGTTGCTTTGAAGTTGTTACAATGGAAAGGTCAGGTGCAGAGCAGCCATCTGCATCCTCGGAAAGAAGAGGAGTCGGAGAGGCCAAGAACGGGGACCCGGCAGAGAAGCCTCTGCTTTCAGAAGCTACAGGCGCTGTACAGTCAGAGGAGGGCTGCGAGCAGCAGGCTTCTCTGGAGCAGTCGGCTCGGAAGGAACAGGAGCAGTCAAGTTTAGCACAGTGGGAATTACCCAGCAAAGGACTAGGCAATCAAGAAGTGATCGGAAATAACGAGCAAGATGTATTTGAGCCAGATGCCCCATTCAGCGCATCATCTGAGAGCACATCTCCTGTTACCAACAAGAATTATTCTACTTTACTTGAATTAAGAAATTCAGAAAGGGAAGAACAAACATCTCAAAACTCAGTTCTGTCAGAGAGTACGGCAAGTGGGACAGTAACAGGTAAAGAAGTTATTAAAATGTGGGACGTTAAGGCttaaaagagatttattttttcttcaacttGATTATGGCTTCTTGCAACCCCCCACGCCCTCATTCTGTTCACGTTTGTTGGTTTTTGGTCTTGAAGTGACTTTTTAAATTCTCATATAAAACATGCCTCAAAAGGTGAGGAATGTATTCTTTATCTCAAGTTGCAGTAGCAATTTATAGACTAATACGGCATTTTATAGCGTGATCTTCATTTCCAGAAACGTGTGTGAGTATGTGTACGTGTTTTGTACACACATTTGAAAAACAGCGGTGCATAATTCACATGAGTACATGGGCTACTAACAGTTTAGACTAGACCACAGCAATCACCTTACTATTTTACATCTCTTAGATTCCCCTGTAACTTACCTGCCACCCTTCTGTTATCCATGCCTTTCTCCTGCAGTCCCCGAAACACTCCCATCATTTCCTGCACTTGTTCTTCTCCATTCTGGGTGGCCTGTGTTACTTCCTCTTCCCAGTTCAGTGCCCCGTTTTCTTAGGTCTTCCGAGTGGAAGGTAGCACATCCCGTTCAGCAGGTGAGCACAGTGAGTGACCCTTCCGAGTATGGAGCTGCTGACTGCCTTCCTCTTGGCTGGGCTGCAGTCAGATGCTCTCATTCTGAGTAGCTGGCGATCGCTTCCTAGGAAGGGCACGGTATCAAGGCCAGGTAGATCTTATCTCTAAATcaaaaagaagtaatttctgGAGCTTCGGGTTAAGTAGATGTGGTTCAGAATGTAGTCTTTGAATAAACACCATGTCAATATTGTGTGATTCAGCCATCGTATGCTTAGGTCAGGCCTAAATTGGAGCAAGTTTAGGTAAGATTTTTCAATAACAGTTCACTGTATAAATGGGTAACTTTGATTTAAAGTTATGCATTTGCAAATAAAACACTTACTGTAACTTTTTAAGAATTGTAGTATGAATGACTTTTTATTTGGTGACAGTATTACGTTGGGTATCTCTTCAAAAAGAGTATGATAATACTGTTTCAGCTTTCAAATAGACTGCTCAAAAATCTGTGATTATTCTGTGTTGCAGTGTTTCAATAAAATCGTCTCAGGGTAAACTTGAGTTATTTGTTTTGAGAAGcatattagaaattaattttggttttatttttaggaagCATGATTGAGGATGATGAAGCTCTTAGGAGCACTAGGGCTAACTTTGATGAAACTATCCAGTCTGAGGAGTTATGTTTTGATCAGGAACATTTTCCTGGGAAAGCAGTTCAACAGGATTACCACATGCCTGATGTCATAACTGTCAGAGTACAAACAGGTAAATGCTGGTTTTAAACATGTatcaatatatatataattgtgCTCTAATCACAATCTGTTActaaaagaaacaatatttctGTCTTGGAACTTCCATTTTAACAGATTCTGATTCATTCCAAGATGTAGTTGTAAAAATTGAAAGACCAACCTATCATAAACCATTTCTGGGTGGATTTAAGAACAGGATAACAGGAGTGGAATTTCATAACGCAGGATCACAAACGATACCCAAAACCCGACCTGACAAAGGAATTCAATTATTTTGTAGGGAAACGCAGGTAATGGTTTTGTAGTGTCTTTTTAGAATGTTGGTTTTGCCAAACAGAATGGAATGTTGACACAATTATTTCCAATAGGAATGAGGAAGTAGATCAGAAATAAGTGTGCAACTGAAAGTATTTAGTGGATGGATATCATTAGTCTTGTGATTTTTGTTACAAATAGCTAATTTTGCCACTTAttgtaatgaagaaaaaatctCTGTATATATTGTTACAATCTGacatgcattttttccccagacggtttttgaaaaaaataagccacaacaaacaaaaaatacaacatCAACACAGATGACTAAAATTGGCCTGTACGTGTCAAACATGACTGACAAACTAGTAAGTCCTGGAAAGTATGTTACAGCGGAAGAATACCATAAACGTAGACTTGAAGCGGTAAGTTCTCCTCTGTTTGAAACTGTATCTGTAAGGCAAAGTGTTACGAAGGTTATCTGAATATTTAATGAGTGTTCAGAGTGTTCAAAGAGTGAATTTAACAGTGAACTGCAAAACGTCTGCTTAATCTTCACATTTTGTAATCTTTCAGATATGGGGGAAGCGTGTGTCTGCTCATTTACAATATTAGTGTTTTTAATGACATTTGAGACCTTGTGGTTTCTTTAAATACTAAGAATTGTGATTTTACTGGTTTCTGCCTTACACTGACAGTTAAGCTTCCATATAGAGCATTAGGAATTAAAATGGGCTTGTCCCTACGGCATTCTCATGATCTCTTTGGAAGGACCTAAGCTACAgactagaaataaggaagaaattttttacgctgagggtggtgaaacactggcacaggttgcccagagaggtggtggatgccccatccctggaaacattccaggtcaggttggacagggctctgagcaacccgatctggttgtccctgctcattgcaggggggttggactagatgacctttagaggtcccttccaacccaaactattctatgattctacatgcTTAATGTATGGCCTCAAATGGATATAGAGTATTGGGTTAGGATTTAGGAGACCTGCATTCAGCTTAtgggttttgtggttttcagGTTTATTTGTTTTAACGGCCTGACAGGTTACCTTTTGGCATACTGTTCTGTTTTGGATTGTGTTCAAGCTCCTGCTTTGGTAGAACCAGGTAGAACCTAGCTGTTCAAACACCTGCAATGCGCCTGTGGAGTTTTTTGGTGCGCTGAGTCGCCTCATGCAGGTGATTCTGATGACAGATCCTGTATAGTCATTGTGCAGAGGATGCCATTTAGGCATTCCAAATTGCTTTTTGAAACCCACATATTCAGTGACTGCACACCTAACTTAAGTACACCCGACATCATGTTAGGCCGGGCACTGCTTTGTAAATTGTCTAGTTATTAATTTGATTGCTTAAAATAGACAGTCTGAATCTCACTAAAAACAGTTGGTTCCCCACGTGTCCAAGTAGGGTAATTGTATTGACATGGTTGGCAAGATGCTTTGAAATCTTCTGGGTAGAAGTTTTCTGTAACAACTTCTTATTTGGTCAGCATCAGCTGACGGCAATAAGCATCTTGTAGAAGTGGAACCCAAATAGGTAGCCGTTTCCTCAGGACTGCCAATATGTTTTACTCTGATCATTACTGCCACTTACTGAAATCTGTAATGTATCTGTAGGTAATCCATAATGCACAGTAGAGAGACATCAGCTTGGTGTTTGTTCAAGTTGATGGGCTCGCACAGTGCACTGTAGTTCCGTATTGAAATACTAGCTGAAGCGTATTCAAGAGAAATGTTAGGTTACGATATCTCTAGAGACGGTATAACTGTATTAGTGTGGTTTTGTGCCTGATAGCCTTCAACGCTGAACAATGCTTATTAGCTCATGGTATTGACCTGGCTAAACTGCTTGTGGTGCAAGTGCTAACTCAGCTGGCAGATGCTCAGGCTTGTGCGTTGTGCTCCCTTAGCTTATTATAGACATTTCCTTAGTCTTTAAAGACCACAGCTTTGGAaagtggattttttaattttcaagttCTGTCACAACAGCATTGGCAACTTCATTTACATTATTTGTTTACAAATAAAGTGcagttggttttgtgtgtgtatgtgttgatttttgtatttagaaatttaaaagaaatttggcAAATAGGTGTCTAAATTATCAATCTAGACACTATATAAATGGATAGTAAAATGAGGACCTCTCCCCACAAagctgaaaagaataaaaacaatacatggcaaaaggcattttttaaggagagatttgaaaaagaaaaatagattttgtaaTTGCAGTTGATACTTTAACTTGATTATTTGAACCTAGTTTCTTCACTGTACTCACTGATTAAACTCCTGTGGTTACCTAAATAAGTAAGCATACTAGTGTTTAGACTAATAGTACATTACTGGTTTTGTAACATTTAAACTAGTTTGAGTACAAGACAAATATTAGAAAAAATGTAGTTAAGTAGCTGGaaaaaataacagttaaaaaaaaattatgctgtatTGTTTTAAATTCACGATTCTTTGGTATTGTATCATATATAGGTAATAGTATTACAGACATATTTCCGTCGTTGGCATGCTATAAATGTAGTGCAAAATCTGAGGGAAGAAAAGAGGTTAAGGCTGGCATGGGAGGCACAAGAAGAGTTacggagaaaaaaagagaaagaagaaaaactgagaagGGAGCACGAACGAAGACTGAACCCTAAAACAAAAGAAGACTTTGAGCTACTGTACCATGCTTTAGAATGTaagtttttttcccaaagggatACTCTCAAATCAGCAAGAGTacaatttgtttaaaacaaactcttCTGGTTTTGACATGTTTCTATAGATACTTCCTTGATTTTGTTGACTTACAGTggaatttccttcatttttaaagaattacttGACTTTCATATATTTctagaagcagaaaaggccttgacactgtgtaagcactgtttagcaacaactaaaacaaccctgtgttatcaatgctgttttcatcacgaatccaaaacatagcaccatactaGCTAtgatgaagaaaatcaactctatcccagccaaaaccagcacaccttttTAGGAAATAATCAGCTTGTAGAATAATGCTATttggcaggggtttttttggttgtgggttttttttttttccattcatctcTAATGTTAAGGTCAGCTAGAGGAACAGGAACTGGTTTTTTGGATCAGAGTTACTTTAATCTTTTTATTCTACATTTAGGATGCTGAAAATAATACCATGAAGAAATTACTATTAAGATCCTTCATTCGTCATTTAATATAGACATTTTTTATAATggattagatttttttcccagaattttaCAATATATGACTGAGGTTATTCCTTTTGTCCTAGTTGtcttctccttctgcttttgCTCCTTTCTAATTTATTCCATGTTTCACAAAACTGTGttgtcaaaattttaaaaatctgttaggAGTCCTACAGGGCATCCTGAAAAACTTACTTTTCCTGTTGGAGTGGATGGTGTCTAATATAGGTGAGCACCTCTCAACTTTCCTGGAAAAATAAGGTGAATACTGCAGATAATTGACATAACTTACAGGAGAATAATGTTGCAAATGTAACAAAAAACCTAGAGTATGtccttttggaaaaacaaaaacaatagaaaGCAGCGGACTTGTACTAGCATATAATGAAACTGCAAGagttcttttctgaaatgtctccTTTTAAGCAAGATGCTTGCACTGTGACTTTCAACAACTCGTGTTATGTAAGGCTACAGTGCTTGCTTATGATATAACTCTTTGGCAGTTTGGGCAGTACCAT
This region includes:
- the IQUB gene encoding IQ motif and ubiquitin-like domain-containing protein isoform X3, with protein sequence MEGTSDSCFEVVTMERSGAEQPSASSERRGVGEAKNGDPAEKPLLSEATGAVQSEEGCEQQASLEQSARKEQEQSSLAQWELPSKGLGNQEVIGNNEQDVFEPDAPFSASSESTSPVTNKNYSTLLELRNSEREEQTSQNSVLSESTASGTVTGSMIEDDEALRSTRANFDETIQSEELCFDQEHFPGKAVQQDYHMPDVITVRVQTDSDSFQDVVVKIERPTYHKPFLGGFKNRITGVEFHNAGSQTIPKTRPDKGIQLFCRETQTVFEKNKPQQTKNTTSTQMTKIGLYVSNMTDKLVSPGKYVTAEEYHKRRLEAVIVLQTYFRRWHAINVVQNLREEKRLRLAWEAQEELRRKKEKEEKLRREHERRLNPKTKEDFELLYHALELWKQEETERINRTLAGAERKAAFCGLLEQEAQLIASIGRHKLNADEENQQKATLRFLAKCAQPKRWKAYDGKITEMDTQYTLRARELFEIYRSISMTDIPKDERIDVLLTLRRTVKEHECKLTWEIVELIDREVDLMSREVKECNLEGLRKRICTLFLQYIKTPKFNPEVARILKVPPDPLKLYKNVNFCHSCENYLPSTEFPVPANSRTIGRCRLCCKLDNEARRREVFLKHKLILENLRKSEADYQDDAKIVFLVQHQDLQYMTENIWGCQSALSACSDLYELVMVRWDKQREWSPWNTILLTKDEADAHLRLCNLQECGVPPTGDSSPRTSPT
- the IQUB gene encoding IQ motif and ubiquitin-like domain-containing protein isoform X2, producing the protein MEGTSDSCFEVVTMERSGAEQPSASSERRGVGEAKNGDPAEKPLLSEATGAVQSEEGCEQQASLEQSARKEQEQSSLAQWELPSKGLGNQEVIGNNEQDVFEPDAPFSASSESTSPVTNKNYSTLLELRNSEREEQTSQNSVLSESTASGTVTGSMIEDDEALRSTRANFDETIQSEELCFDQEHFPGKAVQQDYHMPDVITVRVQTDSDSFQDVVVKIERPTYHKPFLGGFKNRITGVEFHNAGSQTIPKTRPDKGIQLFCRETQTVFEKNKPQQTKNTTSTQMTKIGLYVSNMTDKLVSPGKYVTAEEYHKRRLEAVIVLQTYFRRWHAINVVQNLREEKRLRLAWEAQEELRRKKEKEEKLRREHERRLNPKTKEDFELLYHALELWKQEETERINRTLAGAERKAAFCGLLEQEAQLIASIGRHKLNADEENQQKATLRFLAKCAQPKRWKAYDGKITEMDTQYTLRARELFEIYRSISMTDIPKDERIDVLLTLRRTVKEHECKLTWEIVELIDREVDLMSREVKECNLEGLRKRICTLFLQYIKTPKFNPEVARILKVPPDPLKLYKNVNFCHSCENYLPSTEFPVPANSRTIGRCRLCCKLDNEARRREVFLKHKLILENLRKSEADYQDDAKIVFLVQHQDLQYMTENIWGCQSALSACSDLYELVMVRWDKQREWSPWNTILLTKDEADAHLRLCNLQERVTHKMVLESTGKKSLCFGA
- the IQUB gene encoding IQ motif and ubiquitin-like domain-containing protein isoform X1, translated to MEGTSDSCFEVVTMERSGAEQPSASSERRGVGEAKNGDPAEKPLLSEATGAVQSEEGCEQQASLEQSARKEQEQSSLAQWELPSKGLGNQEVIGNNEQDVFEPDAPFSASSESTSPVTNKNYSTLLELRNSEREEQTSQNSVLSESTASGTVTGSMIEDDEALRSTRANFDETIQSEELCFDQEHFPGKAVQQDYHMPDVITVRVQTDSDSFQDVVVKIERPTYHKPFLGGFKNRITGVEFHNAGSQTIPKTRPDKGIQLFCRETQTVFEKNKPQQTKNTTSTQMTKIGLYVSNMTDKLVSPGKYVTAEEYHKRRLEAVIVLQTYFRRWHAINVVQNLREEKRLRLAWEAQEELRRKKEKEEKLRREHERRLNPKTKEDFELLYHALELWKQEETERINRTLAGAERKAAFCGLLEQEAQLIASIGRHKLNADEENQQKATLRFLAKCAQPKRWKAYDGKITEMDTQYTLRARELFEIYRSISMTDIPKDERIDVLLTLRRTVKEHECKLTWEIVELIDREVDLMSREVKECNLEGLRKRICTLFLQYIKTPKFNPEVARILKVPPDPLKLYKNVNFCHSCENYLPSTEFPVPANSRTIGRCRLCCKLDNEARRREVFLKHKLILENLRKSEADYQDDAKIVFLVQHQDLQYMTENIWGCQSALSACSDLYELVMVRWDKQREWSPWNTILLTKDEADAHLRLCNLQEAYEAAFIHRIKHKHIRAKNYFAQIPAMASFLHRSDNQANANEFLIATPIPTGTKT
- the IQUB gene encoding IQ motif and ubiquitin-like domain-containing protein isoform X4, yielding MEGTSDSCFEVVTMERSGAEQPSASSERRGVGEAKNGDPAEKPLLSEATGAVQSEEGCEQQASLEQSARKEQEQSSLAQWELPSKGLGNQEVIGNNEQDVFEPDAPFSASSESTSPVTNKNYSTLLELRNSEREEQTSQNSVLSESTASGTVTGSMIEDDEALRSTRANFDETIQSEELCFDQEHFPGKAVQQDYHMPDVITVRVQTDSDSFQDVVVKIERPTYHKPFLGGFKNRITGVEFHNAGSQTIPKTRPDKGIQLFCRETQTVFEKNKPQQTKNTTSTQMTKIGLYVSNMTDKLVSPGKYVTAEEYHKRRLEAVIVLQTYFRRWHAINVVQNLREEKRLRLAWEAQEELRRKKEKEEKLRREHERRLNPKTKEDFELLYHALELWKQEETERINRTLAGAERKAAFCGLLEQEAQLIASIGRHKLNADEENQQKATLRFLAKCAQPKRWKAYDGKITEMDTQYTLRARELFEIYRSISMTDIPKDERIDVLLTLRRTVKVPPDPLKLYKNVNFCHSCENYLPSTEFPVPANSRTIGRCRLCCKLDNEARRREVFLKHKLILENLRKSEADYQDDAKIVFLVQHQDLQYMTENIWGCQSALSACSDLYELVMVRWDKQREWSPWNTILLTKDEADAHLRLCNLQEAYEAAFIHRIKHKHIRAKNYFAQIPAMASFLHRSDNQANANEFLIATPIPTGTKT